From the Corvus cornix cornix isolate S_Up_H32 chromosome 1A, ASM73873v5, whole genome shotgun sequence genome, the window TAGTTTTCCATAGCCCGGTGTGGGAGCGTACTCATAGgagttaggaagaaatttttcactgtgagggtggtgaggcactgggacaggttgccgagagttgtggatgccccatccttggaagtctttcaggccaggttggatgggactttgagcaaaCTTTttttgtggaaggtgtccctgtctgtggcagaggtgttggaactaaatgatctttaaggtcccttccaacccaaaccatcctatgacTCTGCACAGAGTGGTTGGTAAAAGCACATTCTGAGATGTGCTCCCGGCCTAAGCAACTGCCCTGCCCAAGCTGAGGCTGCAATCAACCAACACCCATACCCGGAAAATGGGGCCGTGTTAATAACCAGCACAAATCCTGCTCTAATGCTGCCACGCCTGACAGCCCGTGTAACACACTCGAGTCCTGTGTGTTGGTGTCACCTGAATGCCACAAACCTGAACTGAggtgaggcagcagggaagacAAATGCCCTGGTGTTACCTGCAGTGCTCCATGGTACATCTCCCTTCTGGGGGGTCCCAAGCAGGCAGGAGCCTGAGTGGTAATTTGGGTGACCTGTGCTGCTGGATACAGTACAGCTTGCCTGGCAACTGAGTGAATTTAGCAAGGTTAGGATTGGATGTGTTTTGCTGAGAAACACTAAATACGAGTAGTaacaacagctgcagaaaacagtaTGTGCCAGAAATGAACGACAATACtccagaagttaaaaaaaaaaattatattgttaAGTACAgtacaaaaaaatctgtgtataATTGTAATGTAATCTGGaccaaacagcaaagaaataacaaaaatataaaaactgcTAAGTCTTGACAAAGTTTTCCCTATAGTACCAAATACCACAAGATACAGATTATACAAAGTGtacaaattttaataaaaatacaatacaCCAGGGTCATGTGTGTTTTTCACTCTTCAAGAGTTTTCTGTTGTACAGAGGACAAAGCTAAAGCTGATCCCCTTCTGTTTCCAAAAGCAGATCCAAAAGCAGCCTTCACCACAATGCTCTCAACTGTGAAGGGCTGGAAAGAGCCagttattttctgctgctcacaACAGCAGATGCTTTAATATGGGCCAGGATCTGAAGCAGGATTGGACTGCCTCCCTCCTGGGCCCTTCCCAATTCCAGGCTCATTAGGATTTGTCCTAAATTGTTAAAATGTGTGTTCTGGTCTGGTGGTCTGAGAATCTTCAGCACCTCCTCTGCTGAGAAAACCCCTCACTGCACTGAGAGAAGATCCTTAAGAGACAGACTACCTTGTACAGGCACATCTAGGGAAGATGTGGCAAAGAGGCATGGGGAGAAAAACCCTCCTCCACACCGCAGGATTCAATTTACTTCTGATGTGGGGCTCAGCCACAATAAGGGACAGCTCACTTTCAACTgtcctgaaaaacagaagcttGACTTACTTGAAAGTAAAAAATGCCtcttctgtaatttaaaaactttCCTGTTACAGAGATGATAAGGCCTGAGTCAAATGATATTTCAGTTGTTCTGCCTACCTTCACAAGATAGCCTGTTTCGACAAATACTTAGAATCTTCCTGGTGTTTCCTTACACAATGCCCATGCTAACTACTATACATAGAGTTGATTCCTGCAGGAAGTGAGGTGAGGCAAACTTGATTCACATTTTCCACACACTGTTGGCTGAGGGaggaatttttgcttttaaattatgtatatatatataaatatatacacacacagagaaatatacaggataaattaaaatctgttaCAGATATTGGTAGAAGTTAAATACATGTGATATGAACAccacatacacatacatacacacagacaAAAGCCTAAATAGGAATCAAGCGTTCTCCTGCGGCTCCTCctccagaggagcagaaaacCAAACTCCAAGTATGTGGCTGGAAGGAAGGGAAACTGGTCCAATCAACCCACATGTGCCTTACTCGGTCGTAACTGCTTCACACTGGCCACTGGtcactgccctgcagcagcaccacagctccTGAAATAGTGCTGGTGAGAGGGATGGGGGATGAGCCATTTCACAAAACAGGTGCAAGATGGGCAGAAGCAATCCAAGTTTTTCCCATCTGCTTCCCTACTCCTTTCCATCAAAGCAGGCTGACCATGCCATGGAAAAATCAGCAGGAGGTTCATTCTCTCAAGCCAATGCAATGGGTTGATACATTGTGCTAATGATGATTTGAGTATGAGTCCACAAGGAAAAATTTATCTTGTTGTTGTCTTCTACTTCACTTCAAATGCCAGCTACCAGACCAGCCAGCTGATAACTTTCAGTTATTACTGAGGAGAAGGGGTTGGAAAAAGTGACCAAGAAGCAAAAAGCTATCCAGCTTTCCCCTCAAGAAGTggattttaaacagaaaaagagttACAAATAGGGCTGGTGAAGAATTCAGTTCTATTAATTGGTCCAAAATATGTTGTCATCTCTACCTGCCCACAGAATATCAGAATACTTTAGTTTAGGCAGGGATATCAGGAGGTCATCTGGCCCATCTCCCTGCTTAAAGCAAGTCcaactagagcaggttgctcatTCAGTTTCTGAGTATCACCGAGGAAGGAGAGTCAAGAACCTCTCTGGGCCACCTGTTTCAATGACCCCTCTCACGGTGACAGCTTTCTTCTTTATATTGAGAAGTCCATTCTCTGTCTGCTTCCCCCACTAAATCTGAATTTAAGGCGAGTATCTCAAAAGCTTTCTGAATTCTTCGTACAAAATACTTTCAGATTGGAGGACATTTCACCCACCAACACAAAAGGGTTTTCTCAGCTTAACTTCacaatttttcataaaatagaaGTCAAATAGTTACAATCCTATGTATATACTATACATatataaaactttaaaagcCTCCACATGGAGCCCTTCGGGAGTGCCAGCGTAGTGCATGTACACAAGTCAGTTACGCAGAGGTTGAGTACATCCCAGGGTCCTTTCCCATCAAAGTCCAGGCATGATGTAGGCAATGTTGTCTAGCGTGTttgactggggaaaaaaaattcagtgttttttaGTGTCAGATAAAAAATGGCACAGGTGAGAGTACTAAGCATAGTCACTTGTGTTACAAGTTATCATAGGATGAGACAACCGAATCTGCCTATTGATCACCTCTAATAGGGTGccagatggggaaaaaagtgctcttcagtttttcttgcaaaatgtAACAGAATTCTGAGAGTAAGAATCCTTCTCATGCACATCAGACAAAAGACCCAGCTGTATGTTCTTCAGATACAATGTTTTAGTAAGGTCAAGCCTGTGGCTGGATAGCTGAAGGAGGCCTTAGGAACAGCACCTTTAACTGAGAgactgaggagctggagctgcaccaGTTGTGATTCTAGCATCTAGCAATGCCACCTACTGTCTGAAAGATAAATTGCAACACAACCGCTGGGGTTTATCCATGTCTTAAAACATCACTGTCGTTACGCATCTGACTGTGAAAATCAGATTTATTACCAGCTCCTGAACAGCAGCTTCCAGAAGTGAAGGGTAGTTGCCATAATTCACCTAAAGCTCCATTGCTCCTTAGGACAATAAGCTGATCAAGTTTCCAATAAACACACCACTAGTCATGTAGCGTCACTGCTCTGAATAAACTTGgcaagcaggaaggaaaaaaagcatcgGAGTTTTTCCATGGCTTAAGATGGGAACACCCCACTGACTCAGCTTTTGTGCACAGAACCAGTTTGTGGGAGTTCACAGACTAAACTGTCAACTTTGCTCCTGTTGTTGACAGTCCATTCTCTTAATGAATAAACGTTTGGGCTGCCCTATTATGATATGACAATTGATATCCCAATTCTCTTGTCCTCTCTGTCAGACTGCTTTTAGTCTCTTAGCTCTTCAGACTCTgtatttttgatttttgctCCTCTCCTTTGCTGCTTTATTCATGTCTCCTGTAGGAAGTATGACTCCTGATGGCTGCTGCCATCTTAATCTATGTCCACATCAAGCTACATAAATGCCACAAGCTGTTGCTAAATTAGGGCTCAATATTAAGAGTAGCttaaagtggaaaagaaactgTAGTTATGCAGCTCCTTAAGACAGagactatttttctttcctcagagaAGGTTTCAGCCACTTGTAAAAGGTGCTACACCATCACATTAGGAATCCTGAGATCACAAATTGTTTTTTATGctactgaaggaaaaacagcttgCGTGATACAGAGCAGCTAGAagatgggttttatttttatggaaaattagaactttcaaaaatactgGTATACCTGTATTTGATTCAGATTGATTGACTCCATCACTAAAACAGGACCTACCCACACTGCAATCAATGCTAAAAATATTAGGTCAGTAGccagtgggagaaaaaaaggttgCACAGTATTGTACAATCGTAATATCTGTAACAATTTCAATAAATATTCTTCTGTAAAAGTGCATGACCAAGACAAATTTTCTTATTGCACTGGAATTATAATTACATTACACTGATTAATCAAAAAAACTCTATTTAGACTCTACTGAAATTAACAGTGCTAGAGAGAAAATAACCACAGAGAACTCACCAAAACATGCTTTGGGCAGCCATTCAACTCAGGTAGTTGTGTGGTCAGACATGCCAATGGGCCCAAAGCACAGATGATTGAATCTAGGAGTACTGACAAACTTCCTGAAACAGCCACCATTCCCTGGTAGTGAGGAAAGCAAAAGATTGGGATAGGGATGAGTAGTGGAAATTGCGGTTCTTTCTCAACTGTATCCACGCTCATGCAGATACAGTATCTTCAGCTCCTCCAGTCCACTTCCACTATTTACACAGTGACAAAACTGTGCCTCGTGCTTCACAGAGAGACTGCAGGCCCAAAACATTTGAAGTGTTCAGTAGGCAACGAACTAGTGCAAGATAAAGGTAGGAATCAACAGAAAACACCAGAAAGTTGTCAGCTGCATAAAACACTGATTCCACACATTTTTGTAATATACTTTCTGTGCCATTTTGTACCATCTATTTTGCTAACTATGTGAGTCCTAATGACaatggttgttttatttttgaagttaaaGGAATGCTAAGCCTATAAACAAATGCTTTATTCATTGATATACTTTCAGGAAAGGGAATTTGTCTGTGTGCTTTTCTGGACTCTGGTTGTTCCTCTCATGATCTCAATAAGCATACCAAAAACAAAACGCTAGaacatttatttcactgttgaTAAAATAAGCAAGCAGAGTGGGGTGAGATTATCATGCTACTCATAAAATTCAGTGGTATTATTTGAGACAAATATGTTTTCTCCTTAGAGGCTGAGCTGAGTTCTGAAAGTGTACACGTGTGTATGTGCATTCACAGAGTCACTGTCATTTAACAGTAGGAAACCATTAAAACGTGACATTATGTTACCAGGTAAGTTGAAACAATAGTAGCCCCTTATCCAAAGCACTGGCAATATGATACTGCCAGAAAACCACCGGACATGCAAAAAACTTCTTGGTAAAGGCTGGTAGTTTTCTAAGAAGTAGAACAGTAATAGCAACTGCCCAGAGACTGACAAAATAGCAAGCAAGTACCAAATCCATGGTAAGTAAAGACTGAAGGGTTTGCTGAACTACAAATTGCTTTCAAGGACCTAGAGCTGCAAAGCATCTGTCTTTCTTTGATGCCAACTGTTTACTGAGACTTTttacttcactgaaaataaagagcaaTGCATCAAAGAAACAGGGCATGCCACCTCTAGTTTCTCTTCCTAACAGAAAACCACCGGTtaaacttttaagaaaataaaataatcatctCCCTCAATGCATTGTGTAGGTTACAGGACATCACTGGGACTCTGCTGGTTACAGACTCACCTCTGTTTCCTGCAGTCTGTGTCCAATGAGGCTCAGAGATTCACCCAGCAACTGTAAATGTGCAGCTACATCAATAGGATCTGTCTCAGGGGCTTTGGCTGGTGAGGAAGGCACCACTACGGTGCTggtgggggattttttgtgaGGGGAAATCGCTCCTGTTGGAAGAGctggaaacacaaaaaattaaaattccataTTCCTTGCTTTCACTCTTTTACTCAGAAGCCCATTTAGTTACTAAAGTTCAAATCTCATAGGCATGAGATGCTTAAATGGTTCTTAATGGTTGCCCCAGTCCCAAAGTCTTTGTAGTCGTAACTTTTTTTCACATGTACAGAACATCTACCTCAGCTGAATGCAGCTGGGGAGATTTGATATCAGAGATACTAAACTAAGAACAACCCAACTTCCCTCTAGCAGCAAGCTAATCCCACTAGAACTTCCTTTCTGCCTCttcttattttacatttcaatcCCTAAACTGCTAAAATGAATACCATTCCACAAATTAGACAAGGAAATCTTTATGAAAAATGCTGACATCATTCTTGCTCTCACAGAAAAGTTGATTTGACTGTGATTTAAATGTCATGGTTTGTGAGAAAGCAGGTAGGGAAGTGAAGCAGGTAAGGacctttgtttttttgttcCACAGGCAAGACTACCTTCACTGTCCAAGAAAAGAGATGAGAGTGAATAAAGCACAACAATTACCTTTCATTTTTGGTGCACCATCTGAAGATGATGCCTTTCTCTTCACAGTGGTGGCCTCTGCTTTATTCTGCTTGTGTTGGAGATACTGAGCTTTCTGTTTCCAGATCTGTAGTTACCATGGTAAGAAAGGAAAGATTCATAACATTAGGTAATTCTGTTACCTGATGCCAGGACCTGGAGGCAGAATGATGTTACAAAACTAGGAGGTGAAGCAATAccacaagaagaaaatgaatgcttttatGTTTGCAAGGGCAGGATTTCCATACTTTCCACCTTTACATGCTTTAGGGATATAGGAAACGTATTTCATGGCATTGTGGCAATGCTGCCAGCACATTCTGATCTAAGCACCTAGTTCACAGAAATCATTTTACAAAAACATGTCACACAAACACTCACCAGTTTATCCTTCTCAGGTAGCTGCTTCCACACTTCTGCCAGTTTTTTACTTAACTCCCCAAAATctggcagaaagaaagaagaaaaatgtttaaaacaaatttgATTATAATTTATCTAAATTCACAGCTTGGTTAAAGTAAAATTATAATACACTCCTGTCTCCTTTGCCACCTCTTATTCTAAGTATTGGCATATTCTTTGCACTACGTCAAAATTAAGAAGCTGGTCTGAAACAAAGACAATATGTTCTGCTAATTAATCTGACTGGGGTATAAtcaagagaagagaaggctggaTTATTCTCTTACCTATTCCAGGGTGCTCAGACACAATATTTGTACGATATTCCTTACAGAACACTTGATAAGCagacatgtttttcttctttggctagtcagaagaagaaaggaaacaaagatttttaattatgaTGAGACCTTCTCCAATTTAATAAGAATTTGGCATTTATTGAAGACCTAAAGAAAGATACGGTACTTAGATCAGGAACCTTAAAAAGCAGTCCTTTACATCTTCTGGCTGAGTTTAATCTTTATGAAAGCACAGGAATCAGCCAGAACCAGTCTTAGTACAAGGCTTATCTTGCAAAACTCAACAAGCTCCTATTCTAAATTCAGGATCGacagaaaactttttaatgtatctcagttttaaaacttaaaataatgAAACCCTGTATCTGTTATACTATTCACAGTACCTATTACAGATCTGTCAAAACAATTTAGTCCTCATGATAAtgttttgttccatttcttGAATCCTTACAAAGTGCTTCCATTTGGCAGGAAAAGAGACTGTGTAGTACACTGACAGCAAAGGTATTGCGATTGCTGAGCTATGATCAGGGAAAAATTCCGGAATAGAATAGGATACTGGCTGAACAGATCTGAGCTCTGTCTGCCCATTTCCTCATACGAAGCATTATTTCTCTATCTGAACATGTACAAGCTGCTTTCCCCCATTTACTCACACAGCTACAGTTATCTCATTTGTAACCTTGTTCATATGCTAGCTACTATTTCTGCTACTCGTATCTTTATGCAGTAACCATGGAAAACTGAATATATAAGTACAAAACTGGGAATGTGGCAGCCTGTAAGAATTAGAATTTTGTTTGAATACAGGAGTAAATGGGTAAATATCTTCAATTTTCAGGTAACAGCTTGATTCCTTTTTACAGGAACTTTGATCACTAGTCCAGAAGTCTGCCTGGGAATAGCTAGAGCCAGACCCATTAGAAAAAGATGTAAATGTGCTTGGTACATGACCTGTACCAAGCAAAATTAAGTGTAACTTTCCCAGAGGACCGCTATTGGCTGAAGACTGTCTGTGCCACAAAGCCAGAACAACATATATTCGTTTCGCTACAAATAGAAATCACAGTGGCTAACAGTTTTTCAAACATGCTTCAGTTAAACCATTGATAATTGGTATCAGTTATCCTTTGTTTCAATTTAACATGCCTTTGCAATGGAGTGCCTAATTCACTATTACCCGTCACccaatttctgttttccctccaatttttccttactttgtctctttctctttccttttctctttccttttctttttctctttctctttctttttccttttctttttctctttctttttccttttctttttctctttctttttccttctctctttccttttctttttctctttccttctccttctctctttccttctccttctctctttccttctccttctctctttccttctccttttcccatttctcagaCTTGTCCTTctccttgtcttcctttttcctcctcttctcacCTTGACCATCTGAGTGAACaacagcaggaggaggtggaggaacAACATAGGGGGTACTGGGAGGTGGTGGTGACACTCTTACTTCTGCTACTGCCACTGGAGAGTGCCCAGAACTCTTTTTAGACTTGGAGTGCttcttctctctgtgtttctccttgtccttttttttcttacttttttttgacttcttctttttcttgatttccCGGTAGGAGTCATCTATcaccagctctccagcctccaACTCTCCACCAGAAGAAGAACCAGATTCTGGTGGTGCCTCCATACCTGCAACCTCGTACTCGCTTGCATGGCCCTCTGAATGAAGGGAGGTGTCAGCACCAAAACTCTCAGAAGGTGGATGTGAGTCCGGAGGCAGTTTGTGCTTCTTTCGGGATGACTTCAGGAAGCTCTGCAGATCGTGCCCCAGCAGGAATGAGCCTTGCTCATCTCGAGCTGATTTCTTTGAAGatttctttgcagctgctggtgctgaagAGTAGGATAAAGAATCATCATCTGCTGCActacttttctcttttggtgAAAGGATGAGCTTCATCTTCAAGCCATCAGGTTCACGAAGAGTAAGTGTCTCCGTGTTCACGTAAagaggtttcatttttttagatTTGTGGGAGCTGCTGTCATCCACTGAGTGctccccactgctcccactCAGCTTCTTCTTGGGATGctcctttctgctttcagaatgGCCAGAGGAagaatgagatgatttttcaGAGGTCCTCTTTGAAGACTTTGAGCTTGTGGCCAAAGGTGTGGTGATAGCCTTGAGCAAATCCATGGTTGTATCAGCTGAGGATGGGCTagaagctgcttttttcttcttctttgatGGTAGATCCAAAGGCGAGACACCTGAAAGAGACCAAGAGAAATGTACATTGAGATGCTTCCCttaaagacagcaaagaaaggaaGTGAGAATCCTGTGAGCCTTACAATTACAGGTGACAGATTTACATCCTGGCTTAAACAGAACTGcagccagctcagcacagccttACTGATACAATTCAGTATTCACAGAAGTATTCAGTGTCACAGAAGCTGTGACACCTGAGCTGGTCAAATAATTTAAGGAAGGCAGAGACAGCAGGAAAGTTCTTGAAGTTTTGTCAAACTCCATTCTACtgtgaaataatatattttgatgaaaataaatcttactGAAATTGTATCTCAAGTGCAAGGTTTTCGTGCCATTTTTAGCCAAGGTGAGACCAATGAGTAGAAAATATGAGCTTTTCCATTCTGTAGACAGATTTTGATGAAAGATGAAATTTCAGCTTGGCTTTCTCCTTCTATTgggccaaaaaaaaatcctaaaagtGTTAAGCTTTTATGAACCGAATTGTCATTTTCTGGCCAACTTATTAATTGTGATAATAACtgaacagaaaagcatttatttttcaaccTCAGACATTCTGTTCTTATAAATTCAGAGAAAGTTATACTACCTGTAAGTATAATTAGTTTGTAatgcaataggaaaaaaagaaaagcaaatgtcaaATGAGAAGGCATGGGTTAGAAAACTACAACTTGTACATGAAAAGGGGATGGAAGATCTCTGTGCCCTACAATGGCAATTTGTTAAGACAGACTCTGAAAATGTAATTCCCTAACCTTCTGCTGTCTGGTGCTGATCAGCGTCAGGTTTCTGATGACTTGTTCTAAGGTTGATGTACTCTCCTCCTATAAAATGCTAACCACAAAGCTTGCTGACACTGGCTTAAGAGCATCCTTTCCTTAAAGTCATGATTTGTTAGCCCCTTGCCCTACTTGACTACTACCTTACCTCTGTAGCAGAACTCATCGGAGGagtgctttctcttctttttgtgaGGTTCTGTCCCTGGAAAAAACTCACTGTCCTggaataagaagaaaaaagttgcTGACAAAAAGGAGGGAAACAATATGACAGTCGCATGGACTATTAGACAAAAATTAGTAGGAAGTATCTTGATACTACTGTAACATCAAGGAACCGTAGGTAAGAACCAGGATCATCATTCTAGGTGTTAAAAGGAAACCTACTCTGTCCCCAAGAGCACAGTGTATGTATAAAGAAAGACAAGATAGGTGTGAGAATACAAGAAATGGTATTACTCAGGATTGGTTTCAGCACAGTCACCTAATAGCCATGGAGCTTTCTGTAGGCACTGCAGCAAAACAGGCATCCAaggaaactgaaacacagatcTCTGTACGGAGGCCCCCCAAGTGAGAGGAGCAAtataaaagaaaacttgaaaaagcaCATTTGGAAAGTGTTGAGATAtgggcagtgtgtgtgtgtgtaagtgAAAGCCATCACTTGGAGATCAGCTGATAAGTTGACAAAAGACAGACATCTACCTCTTAAGAAAGCTAAAAAATAACTTAAGATGCACAGACTGTCAAGCCTTGAAAACAAAGGCAAGCAGTTGATGTTTACTATGCTGAAAAAGAAGTGACAGGAGGTACAGAAAGGTGATAACTAGAATGATGGGTGAAAAATACGTCCTTAATATGCCATGTCACCTAATTATTATCTGTGTCTTGATCAATTTATCAATCTGAAACTGAAGCTCCTCTAAAGAATTCCAACTGTGGGGTAGAAGactttgattttaattttacattagaACTTGctttccagatgaaaaaaaccccaaatcactAGATATCCACCTCTGAGCTAACAGCAGAAATTTTAACTCAAAGAGGAAAGTTTTGAAGAAACTTAAGTTGCCACTATGTGATTTCAAAAGTTAAGGCCCCAAAGATGTAAATAACATTCTATCCATCATTTGCTGGCTATTTATAGAGCCataaatgctaatttttttttaatgtgtgtaaGAAGTTATTCACATATAGGCATCTTATGATTTGCAAGGTTCCACATTAAGACTAGGACAACACTCCTACTAGCTTATTTTCTGAGGccagaaaaatcagaatcaaGGATTGatcccctccttttccccaggaaaatTACTGAACAACACAGGACATGATTAGCTGCTCTTGCTGTCTTCTACATGCATTTCTaagtaaaaacaattttaaaaaaggacaagaaatCCATTCCATCACATTCCATTCCATCACAACCTTTATGCATATCCTTACACCTTGAACCTTTTCTCTGAGGGTTTCTACCTGAGTCGCTATCTCATCTTCCTCTTGCAGAAGATCCTTGTACGAGCGCTTTTTCTCTCGCTGTATCCTGCCAGATGCCAGCCCGTCGTCAACACTTCGGTGACTCTCTAggaattctgtgatttatgtgacatgggaaaaaaggaagaaatgaaatacCACATTAAGGACTGATAGACAAGTGGACCATGCACAAAATAAGCTAACAGAGGATGCAGGCACAGAGTGATGCACAAAACCCCATAAGCACAGAGGCTTGAAAGATAACCGTCTATATTGTCTGACCAGAGGGATGGGGCTCGGTGCTCTAACACAATCATTCCAGATTTAATTTCTAATGCCTGGAGATTCCTTCCTAAAGACAAATGGACCTGGAAATGTTACCATGACTAAACCTATCATTATCCCTTGTTCCTAGTCCCATTGACCTGGCCGGGAGAAGAA encodes:
- the HMGXB4 gene encoding HMG domain-containing protein 4, producing the protein MGGFFSFSVSQTFSYRWERGKEPRRGNSFTGSCRTTMAYDGTKKKEEFLESHRSVDDGLASGRIQREKKRSYKDLLQEEDEIATQDSEFFPGTEPHKKKRKHSSDEFCYRGVSPLDLPSKKKKKAASSPSSADTTMDLLKAITTPLATSSKSSKRTSEKSSHSSSGHSESRKEHPKKKLSGSSGEHSVDDSSSHKSKKMKPLYVNTETLTLREPDGLKMKLILSPKEKSSAADDDSLSYSSAPAAAKKSSKKSARDEQGSFLLGHDLQSFLKSSRKKHKLPPDSHPPSESFGADTSLHSEGHASEYEVAGMEAPPESGSSSGGELEAGELVIDDSYREIKKKKKSKKSKKKKDKEKHREKKHSKSKKSSGHSPVAVAEVRVSPPPPSTPYVVPPPPPAVVHSDGQGEKRRKKEDKEKDKERDKPKKKNMSAYQVFCKEYRTNIVSEHPGIDFGELSKKLAEVWKQLPEKDKLIWKQKAQYLQHKQNKAEATTVKRKASSSDGAPKMKALPTGAISPHKKSPTSTVVVPSSPAKAPETDPIDVAAHLQLLGESLSLIGHRLQETEGMVAVSGSLSVLLDSIICALGPLACLTTQLPELNGCPKHVLSNTLDNIAYIMPGL